The proteins below are encoded in one region of Oryzias melastigma strain HK-1 linkage group LG9, ASM292280v2, whole genome shotgun sequence:
- the LOC112137724 gene encoding gastrula zinc finger protein XlCGF57.1 isoform X1, with protein MSSDLPLKDFINNVFTEAAEKILRHFEESSVQHEEELRRQSRLLEILSDPQTRPQTLLLPQYFLRNQERNSNVMMKDTEPRLINGHQEELYRCQDVEQLDLEQEMDSLMVTSTYEENEADLNCQQLITQSLGTTDNQKEEGNQHEKSTSTKDGETNLQKKDKRKRNCVKNMSTMNVSDIKSNVCNKEKSEKHDVVQKNSKKKTPMQKHFRAKMLKTHCCEKPGKRVTTANLCIHTGQKPFSCKECSKSFNRAHSLMRHMIVHTGEKPFSCSKCGKSFGYAKSLNLHMKKHVGKKPFTCKECTKSFNRAHSLMRHMIVHTGEKPFSCSKCGKRFGYAKSLNLHMRKHVGENPFSCKECTKSFNRAYNLMRHMRVHTGEKPFSCSKCGKRFGYAKSLNLHMRKHVGEKPFSCEECGRRFAHARSLTIHMRIHRGEKSFICKECGRSFNLAQNLIRHMIIHTGEKPFSCEECGKSFGYARSLTNHMRIHTGEKPFRCEDCGRRFICAEYLTNHMRIHTGEKPFSCKKCGKRFGRTQNLCRHMRIHTGEKPFSCGECGRGFTCSSALIVHMRIHTGERPFSCGKCDRSFAASSSLTRHMRIHTREKPFFPVKNVVEVPVVDKT; from the exons ATGTCTTCCGATCTGCCGCTAAAAGACTTTATCAACAACGTGTTCactgaagctgctgaaaaaaTACTCCGACATTTCGAAGAAAGCAGCGTTCAACATGAGGAAGAGCTCCGTCGTCAGAGCAGACTGCTGGAAATCCTCTCTGACCCACAGACGAGGCCTCAAACTCTCC TTCTCCCCCAGTATTTTCTGAGGAACCAGGAGAGGAACTCCAATGTGATGATGAAGGACACAGAACCTCGACTCATTAACGGGCATCAGGAGGAGCTCTACAGATGCCAGGATGTAGAGCAGTTGGATCTGGAGCAGGAGATGGATAGCTTGATGGTGACTTCTacttatgaggaaaatgaagcagATCTCAACTGTCAGCAGCTCATAACTCAGAGTTTAGGTACAACTGATAATCAGAAGGAAGAAGGAAATCAGCATGAAAAATCTACATCGACCAAAGACGGAGAGACAAACTTACAGAAAAAAGataagagaaaaagaaactgtGTCAAAAACATGAGCACCATGAATGTGTCAGACATTAAGAGTAACGTTTGCAATAAGGAAAAGTCAGAAAAGCATGATGTTGTTCAAAAAAACTCTAAGAAAAAGACtccaatgcaaaaacatttcagagcaaaaatgttaaaaacacattgttgtgaaaaacctggaaaaaggGTCACAACTGCAAACCTTTGTATCCACACAGGACAAAAGCCTTTTTCCTGCAAAGAATGTTCTAAAAGTTTTAATCGTGCACATAGCCTTATGAGACACATGATAGtacacacaggagaaaagcctttttcctgttcaaaatgtggtaaaagttttGGTTATGCAAAAAGCCTAAATCTTCACATGAAAAAACATGTAGGAAAAAAGCCTTTCACCTGTAAAGAATGTACTAAAAGCTTTAATCGTGCACATAGCCTTATGAGACACATGATAGtacacacaggagaaaagcctttttcctgtTCAAAATGTGGTAAACGTTTTGGTTATGCAAAAAGCCTAAATCTCCACATGAGAAAACATGTAGGAGAAAATCCTTTCTCCTGTAAAGAATGTACTAAAAGCTTTAATCGTGCATATAACCTCATGAGACACATGAGGgtccacacaggagaaaagcctttttcctgtTCAAAATGTGGTAAACGTTTTGGTTATGCAAAAAGCCTAAATCTTCACATGAGAAAACATgtaggagaaaagcctttttcctgtgaagaatgtggTAGAAGGTTTGCTCATGCAAGAAGCCTAACTATTCACATGAGAATACATAGAGGGGAAAAGTCGTTTATCTGTAAAGAATGTGGTAGAAGTTTTAATCTTGCACAAAACCTTATTAGACACATGATAatccacacaggagaaaagcctttttcctgtgaagaatgtggTAAAAGCTTTGGTTATGCAAGAAGCCTAACTAATCATATGAGAatccacacaggagaaaagccttttcgGTGTGAAGATTGTGGCAGACGTTTCATTTGCGCAGAATACCTTACTAACCACATGAGAatccacacaggagaaaagcctttttcctgtaaaaaatgtggtaaaaggTTTGGTCGTACACAAAACCTCTGTAGACATATGAGAATCCACActggagaaaagcctttttcctgtGGAGAATGTGGTAGAGGTTTTACTTGTTCAAGTGCCCTTATTGTTCACATGCGGATCCACACAGGAGAAAGGCCGTTTTCCTGTGGAaaatgtgatagaagttttgCTGCTTCAAGCAGTCTAACTAGACACATGAGAATCCACAcaagagaaaagcctttttttcctgtaaagaatGTGGTTGAAGTTCCAGTTGTAGACAAAACCTAA